The following coding sequences lie in one Mesorhizobium sp. NZP2298 genomic window:
- a CDS encoding dicarboxylate/amino acid:cation symporter gives MLTPLAPSVKRAPRKTLFAKPYVQVLVAILLGVAVGHFYPQIGENLKPLGDAFIKLVKMIIAPVIFLTVSTGIAGMSDLQKVGRVAGKAMVYFFTFSTLALIVGLIVGNVIQPGAGLNIDLTSLDVQAVNGYASKAHEQSVTGFLMNMIPTTIVGAFVEGDILQVLFFSVLFGIALAMVGESGKSVLSFLQDLTAPVFKLVGILMKAAPIGAFGAMAFTIGKYGIGSVANLAMLVGTFYLTAFLFVFGVLGAVCRYNGFSIFSLIRYIKEELLLVLGTSSSEAALPSLMEKMEKAGAKRSVVGLVIPTGYSFNLDGTNIYMTLAALFIAQATNTDLSVGDQVLLLLVAMLSSKGAAGVTGAGFVTLAATLSVVPAVPVAGMALILGVDRFMSECRALTNLVGNAVASLVVARWEGELDQAQLKAAFCGHQPAETSTGQPLITPAPSNSAASLPVEPPGWSQTPDDRAAGSKQTLAGR, from the coding sequence GTTGCGGTTGGCCATTTTTATCCGCAAATCGGAGAAAACCTGAAGCCGCTCGGCGATGCCTTCATCAAGCTCGTCAAGATGATCATCGCGCCCGTTATCTTTCTGACCGTGTCGACTGGAATTGCCGGCATGAGCGATCTTCAGAAGGTCGGCCGTGTTGCCGGCAAGGCGATGGTCTATTTCTTCACCTTCTCGACGCTCGCGCTTATCGTCGGCCTCATCGTCGGCAATGTCATTCAGCCTGGCGCCGGCCTCAACATCGATCTGACCTCGCTCGACGTCCAAGCCGTCAATGGCTATGCCTCAAAGGCCCATGAGCAGTCCGTGACCGGCTTCCTCATGAACATGATCCCGACCACGATTGTCGGCGCCTTTGTGGAAGGCGACATTCTACAGGTGTTGTTCTTCTCCGTCCTCTTCGGCATCGCGCTGGCGATGGTCGGAGAATCGGGCAAATCGGTTCTTTCCTTCCTTCAGGACCTCACTGCACCCGTTTTCAAATTGGTCGGCATCCTGATGAAAGCCGCGCCGATCGGTGCTTTCGGAGCAATGGCCTTCACGATTGGCAAATATGGCATCGGTTCGGTAGCCAACCTTGCGATGCTGGTCGGGACCTTCTATCTCACGGCCTTCCTCTTCGTATTCGGGGTTCTCGGTGCAGTCTGTCGCTACAACGGCTTCTCGATCTTTTCTCTTATCCGCTACATAAAGGAAGAGCTGCTGCTGGTCCTCGGAACGTCCTCCTCCGAGGCTGCGCTGCCCTCTCTCATGGAGAAAATGGAAAAGGCCGGCGCCAAGCGCTCGGTCGTGGGCCTGGTTATCCCGACCGGATATTCCTTCAATCTGGATGGCACCAATATCTACATGACCCTCGCGGCCCTTTTCATCGCGCAGGCGACGAATACGGATTTGTCAGTTGGCGATCAGGTCCTGCTGCTGCTCGTCGCGATGCTTTCCTCCAAGGGTGCAGCAGGTGTCACAGGTGCCGGCTTCGTCACGTTGGCCGCTACGCTCTCCGTAGTGCCGGCAGTTCCCGTTGCTGGAATGGCGCTGATCCTTGGCGTCGATCGCTTCATGTCGGAATGCAGGGCACTGACGAATTTGGTCGGTAACGCGGTGGCATCGCTCGTCGTCGCCCGCTGGGAAGGCGAACTGGATCAGGCGCAATTGAAAGCTGCATTCTGCGGCCACCAGCCTGCCGAGACATCAACCGGCCAGCCACTGATAACGCCCGCGCCCAGCAACTCGGCAGCATCGCTGCCGGTTGAACCGCCTGGCTGGTCCCAAACGCCGGACGATCGGGCCGCGGGTTCCAAACAAACTCTCGCGGGCCGATGA
- a CDS encoding L-aspartate oxidase: protein MTADIHHIGGAPVIIGAGIAGLMTALHLAPQPVVLLSRTSLGTEGSSILAQGGLAASLGEDDSPDLHLADTLAAGDGLCDEQMARRVVEAAPQAVENLIRLGTPFDRSLDGRLQLGLEAAHSRRRIVHAAGDATGRELFRALLGVARRTRSITIMEGMTALRLVVAEGSIVGLLTVLHGAVFALPTRRVVLATGGIGGLFCDTTNPLSSFGHGLALAACAGAELADLEFVQFHPTALDIARRPMPLVSEAVRGEGAVLIDEHGHRFLADTPGAELASRDVVARAISDQLAAGHGVYLDARHCLGKKFARRFPAIDAICKHAGIDPAVEPIPVRPAAHYHMGGVAVDAEGRTSVSGLWACGEVACTGLHGANRLASNSLTEAVATAAWVAESVAGTSAGWQWPRLPATVPIRPDPSPIRPIVSNALGIVRNGKSLCDTVATLLPISVCETAAADPALVALLMAIAALRREESRGSHFRSDFPGRDAAALPSRLTLCTAFENAVTLRWQASERSR, encoded by the coding sequence ATGACGGCGGACATCCATCACATTGGCGGAGCGCCGGTCATCATCGGCGCTGGTATCGCCGGGCTCATGACGGCGCTACACTTGGCGCCGCAACCAGTCGTCCTTCTGTCAAGGACCTCGCTCGGAACCGAAGGCTCGAGCATTCTAGCCCAGGGCGGGCTCGCAGCGAGTCTGGGGGAGGACGACAGCCCCGACCTGCACCTCGCCGATACGCTTGCTGCCGGCGATGGGCTTTGCGACGAACAAATGGCCAGGCGGGTGGTAGAGGCCGCACCTCAAGCCGTCGAGAATCTCATTCGTCTTGGTACTCCTTTCGACCGCTCGCTAGACGGGAGGCTGCAGCTGGGCCTGGAAGCGGCGCATTCGCGTCGCCGCATCGTGCACGCCGCCGGCGACGCAACCGGCCGCGAGTTGTTTCGGGCGCTACTCGGCGTGGCGCGGCGAACCCGTTCGATCACGATCATGGAAGGCATGACAGCGCTTCGCTTGGTTGTCGCAGAGGGCAGCATTGTTGGCTTGCTGACTGTCCTGCATGGCGCCGTGTTCGCATTGCCCACACGCCGCGTGGTGCTGGCGACCGGTGGTATAGGCGGCCTGTTTTGCGATACAACCAATCCGCTCTCCTCATTCGGGCACGGCCTGGCGCTTGCAGCCTGTGCTGGAGCGGAACTAGCCGATCTCGAATTCGTGCAATTCCACCCGACGGCCCTCGACATTGCGCGCCGGCCAATGCCGCTTGTCAGCGAAGCAGTGCGTGGCGAAGGCGCGGTGCTGATCGATGAGCACGGCCATCGCTTCCTGGCAGACACGCCCGGGGCAGAACTCGCATCGCGCGATGTGGTCGCGCGGGCGATCTCCGATCAGCTCGCAGCCGGGCATGGCGTCTATCTCGATGCCCGACATTGTCTCGGGAAGAAATTCGCAAGACGCTTTCCGGCAATCGACGCTATTTGCAAGCATGCCGGCATCGATCCGGCGGTGGAACCCATTCCCGTACGGCCCGCTGCTCACTATCACATGGGCGGCGTGGCCGTTGACGCCGAGGGGCGAACTTCCGTTAGCGGCCTGTGGGCCTGTGGCGAAGTCGCATGCACAGGACTGCATGGCGCCAACCGGCTTGCCAGCAACTCGCTGACCGAAGCGGTTGCAACCGCCGCCTGGGTGGCTGAAAGCGTCGCGGGTACCTCTGCGGGTTGGCAGTGGCCTAGGCTTCCGGCAACTGTTCCCATCCGGCCCGACCCTTCACCTATTCGCCCGATTGTGTCCAATGCGCTTGGCATTGTTCGGAATGGGAAATCATTGTGCGACACGGTCGCGACACTGCTGCCGATCTCTGTTTGCGAGACGGCCGCGGCCGATCCGGCCCTGGTGGCATTGTTGATGGCGATCGCCGCCCTTCGGCGCGAGGAGAGCCGCGGCTCCCACTTTCGATCCGATTTCCCCGGGCGCGATGCCGCCGCCCTCCCCTCACGATTGACGCTCTGCACAGCTTTTGAGAATGCCGTCACGCTCAGATGGCAAGCATCCGAACGGAGCCGTTGA
- a CDS encoding LacI family DNA-binding transcriptional regulator — MAKRPIIADIAREAGVSVATVDRVLNARHPVRKETAQRVLAAAQAIGYHAAGLIKQRLQPDLPQYRLGFILRKPTHHFYQGFAREVEAAVNAAKCFHGTSLIEFAPSHMPCDLIPLLKEFGARCHAIAMVAPDHPAITAAVQELKAKGIPVFSLLSDFAEGVREGYIGLDNRKVGRTTAWMLSKVARRPGKVAVFVGSHRFQGQELREVGFRSYFRENAPAFELLDPLVNLEARQITYEATLDLMQREPELTGFYVAGGGMEGAISALREEGESRGLVAIVNEITPESRAALADGMITMSVATPQRLLCQELMTLMAQAIKVGTSETLGQTFLPFEIYLPENI, encoded by the coding sequence ATGGCGAAGCGACCCATAATTGCTGATATCGCCCGGGAAGCCGGGGTTAGTGTTGCCACCGTTGACCGAGTTCTGAATGCCCGTCATCCGGTGCGGAAGGAGACTGCGCAGCGGGTCTTAGCGGCGGCACAGGCCATCGGATATCACGCCGCAGGTCTTATCAAGCAGCGCCTGCAGCCGGACCTGCCGCAATATCGGCTTGGCTTCATCTTGAGAAAACCGACTCACCACTTCTACCAGGGCTTCGCGCGTGAGGTCGAAGCGGCGGTCAACGCGGCGAAGTGCTTCCATGGCACTTCGCTCATCGAATTCGCGCCGTCGCACATGCCGTGCGACCTTATTCCATTGCTCAAGGAATTCGGAGCGCGCTGCCACGCGATCGCCATGGTGGCGCCGGACCATCCGGCGATCACGGCAGCCGTCCAAGAACTCAAGGCAAAAGGCATCCCCGTTTTCTCGCTGCTTTCCGATTTCGCCGAAGGTGTTCGTGAGGGTTATATCGGCCTCGACAACCGCAAGGTCGGGCGGACGACAGCGTGGATGCTTTCAAAGGTCGCAAGACGGCCGGGCAAGGTGGCGGTTTTTGTCGGCAGCCACCGTTTTCAGGGGCAGGAGCTGCGGGAGGTCGGCTTTCGCTCCTATTTCCGTGAGAATGCACCGGCATTCGAGCTGCTCGATCCGCTCGTGAACCTTGAGGCACGGCAGATCACCTACGAGGCCACGCTGGATCTCATGCAACGGGAACCCGAACTCACCGGCTTCTATGTGGCCGGCGGAGGTATGGAGGGAGCGATCTCCGCGCTCCGTGAAGAAGGCGAAAGCCGGGGTCTCGTCGCGATCGTTAACGAGATCACGCCGGAGTCACGGGCTGCACTCGCAGATGGCATGATCACGATGTCGGTCGCCACGCCCCAGCGCCTGCTTTGCCAGGAACTGATGACGCTGATGGCCCAGGCCATCAAGGTCGGCACTTCGGAGACGCTTGGGCAGACTTTTCTGCCGTTTGAGATTTATCTGCCGGAAAACATCTGA
- the nifA gene encoding nif-specific transcriptional activator NifA has protein sequence MDDHMQHDARNSEQSARQISSRCISLPKMKSPNSKSETNHVAPSVQLHERASDIFEASKAPAAASGLEATLANVLDLLPSLVQVRHGIISLSDRSGIPDMTVGAGWSEGSDERCRKHLPRGAIDQIMTTGMALVAENIALEPAFNATDKDVLGASETMEVSFIGVPIRVDANVVGTLTIDRILDNKSGSLLEYDLRLLTIIANLVGQTVKLHRLFASDRERLMAEKIRMQKQFGELRQPGHEGKRAHVKGIIGDSPALRGLLEKVALAARSNSTVLLRGESGTGKELVAKAVHELSGRAKRPFIKLNCAALPETVLESELFGHEKGAFTSAFNSRKGRFELADKGTLFLDEIGEISASFQAKLLRVLQEQEFERVGSNQTIKVDVRVIAATNRNLEDAVARNEFRADLYYRISVVPLLVPPLRERRGDIPLLAAEFLKNFNNENGRMMVFDASATEVLMNCAFPGNVRELENCVQRTATLAAGKSIVRSDFDCSHGRCLSAMLWKHASKETSPKFEAIAPSPLNPAMKSSGAFASPAVATPPVDSEQALPAPDRIGLVSDGKLTDRERLIATMERSGWVQAKAARLLGLTPRQIGYALRKYGIEIKCL, from the coding sequence ATGGATGATCACATGCAACACGATGCTCGCAACTCCGAGCAAAGTGCCAGGCAGATCTCGTCACGCTGCATATCGCTTCCAAAAATGAAAAGTCCTAATTCAAAGTCCGAGACGAATCACGTGGCCCCTAGTGTGCAGTTGCACGAGAGGGCGTCAGACATCTTCGAAGCATCGAAAGCACCCGCCGCCGCCTCTGGGCTCGAAGCCACGTTGGCCAACGTCCTCGACCTCCTGCCATCGTTGGTGCAGGTGCGGCACGGCATCATCTCGCTCAGCGACAGGTCCGGCATACCAGACATGACCGTCGGGGCCGGCTGGAGCGAAGGCAGTGATGAGCGCTGCCGGAAGCATCTGCCACGGGGGGCGATCGACCAGATCATGACGACGGGCATGGCACTGGTGGCCGAGAACATAGCGTTGGAACCGGCCTTCAACGCCACCGACAAGGACGTGCTCGGGGCGTCCGAAACCATGGAAGTGTCGTTCATCGGCGTACCCATTCGCGTCGATGCGAACGTCGTGGGCACGTTGACCATCGACCGCATCCTCGACAACAAATCAGGTTCCCTCCTCGAATACGACCTGCGCCTCCTCACCATAATCGCCAATCTGGTTGGGCAGACAGTGAAGCTGCATCGCCTGTTCGCCTCCGACCGCGAGCGACTGATGGCCGAGAAAATCCGGATGCAAAAGCAATTCGGCGAGCTCAGGCAGCCTGGGCATGAGGGCAAAAGGGCTCATGTCAAGGGGATCATTGGCGACAGCCCGGCGCTTCGCGGGCTGCTTGAGAAGGTCGCGTTAGCAGCCAGGTCCAACAGCACCGTTTTGCTGCGCGGGGAATCCGGGACCGGCAAGGAGCTGGTCGCCAAGGCCGTTCACGAGCTGTCGGGGCGCGCCAAGCGGCCGTTCATCAAGCTCAATTGCGCAGCGCTCCCTGAGACAGTCCTGGAATCCGAACTGTTCGGTCACGAAAAGGGTGCCTTTACCAGTGCATTCAACTCGCGCAAGGGGCGCTTTGAGCTCGCCGACAAGGGAACGTTGTTTCTGGACGAGATCGGTGAGATTTCGGCCTCGTTCCAGGCAAAGCTGCTGCGCGTGCTGCAGGAGCAGGAGTTCGAGCGCGTCGGCAGCAACCAGACGATTAAGGTCGACGTTCGCGTGATTGCCGCCACGAACAGGAACCTGGAAGACGCGGTTGCAAGGAACGAGTTTCGCGCCGACCTTTATTATCGCATCAGCGTTGTTCCCCTGCTGGTGCCGCCATTGCGCGAAAGGCGCGGTGATATTCCGCTCCTTGCCGCTGAGTTTCTCAAGAATTTCAACAACGAGAACGGCCGTATGATGGTCTTCGATGCGAGTGCGACTGAAGTGCTGATGAACTGTGCTTTTCCCGGAAATGTCCGCGAGCTTGAAAATTGCGTGCAGCGGACAGCGACCCTCGCAGCGGGAAAGTCAATCGTCAGAAGCGACTTTGACTGCTCACACGGCCGATGCCTTTCCGCGATGTTATGGAAGCACGCGTCTAAGGAGACTTCGCCGAAATTCGAGGCGATCGCACCATCGCCACTAAACCCGGCCATGAAATCATCTGGTGCCTTTGCATCGCCCGCCGTTGCGACCCCGCCTGTTGACAGCGAGCAGGCACTGCCAGCGCCTGATCGGATAGGCCTCGTGAGCGACGGGAAGCTGACCGATCGCGAGCGTCTCATCGCGACGATGGAAAGATCCGGCTGGGTACAGGCAAAGGCAGCGCGCCTGCTTGGATTGACGCCGCGCCAGATTGGCTACGCGCTGAGGAAATACGGTATCGAGATCAAGTGTCTCTGA
- a CDS encoding NUDIX hydrolase, whose translation MDQAKGPRKGRVTGKTNDVNADLIAVVVAVNDAGPCVLTIEQGGALPSGPFELAHRSLQSGLRAWVELQTGQPLGYIEQLYTFADRDRIGANERVISISYLALTREEDAGASGRRSWASWYDYFPWEDHRSGRPPMLEELWPRLIEWADGADDGATRFDRRRRAAVAFALDDRAWNEELTLQRYELLYEAALVEEAKRGGDSAILAPVPGRSMSADHRRILATAIARLRSKIKYRPVVFELMPPLFTLLQLQRTVEALSGRLINKPNFRRLIEQQELVEKTGATTAETGGRPAQLYRFHHAILDERPVAGTKLPLARA comes from the coding sequence ATGGATCAGGCAAAGGGACCAAGGAAAGGCAGAGTCACAGGCAAGACCAACGACGTCAATGCGGACCTCATCGCAGTCGTCGTTGCCGTGAACGACGCTGGACCTTGTGTTCTGACCATCGAACAGGGGGGCGCCCTTCCCTCGGGCCCGTTTGAGCTCGCTCATCGTTCGCTCCAGTCGGGCCTCAGGGCATGGGTGGAACTGCAGACCGGTCAGCCTCTCGGCTATATCGAGCAGCTCTACACCTTCGCCGATCGCGATCGGATCGGCGCCAACGAGCGCGTGATCTCGATCAGCTATCTCGCACTCACCCGCGAAGAAGATGCGGGCGCCTCGGGCAGGCGCAGCTGGGCCAGCTGGTACGACTATTTCCCCTGGGAGGATCATCGCTCCGGCAGGCCCCCGATGCTGGAAGAATTGTGGCCGCGCCTTATCGAATGGGCGGACGGCGCGGACGACGGCGCGACGCGCTTCGATCGCCGGCGGCGAGCGGCGGTCGCCTTTGCCTTGGACGACCGGGCATGGAACGAAGAGCTAACACTGCAGCGCTACGAGCTGCTGTATGAAGCCGCCCTGGTGGAGGAAGCAAAACGCGGCGGAGATTCGGCCATCCTCGCTCCGGTGCCGGGCAGATCGATGAGCGCCGATCATCGCCGCATTCTGGCAACGGCTATTGCGCGGCTGCGCTCCAAGATCAAATACCGGCCTGTTGTGTTCGAACTGATGCCGCCGCTCTTCACGCTTTTACAGCTACAACGAACCGTGGAGGCGCTCTCCGGCAGGCTCATCAACAAGCCGAACTTTCGCCGGCTCATAGAGCAGCAGGAGCTGGTTGAGAAGACCGGCGCGACGACCGCCGAGACCGGCGGCCGGCCGGCGCAGCTCTACCGCTTCCACCATGCCATTCTAGACGAGAGGCCTGTGGCCGGCACAAAATTGCCGCTCGCACGGGCTTGA
- the nadC gene encoding carboxylating nicotinate-nucleotide diphosphorylase → MTSLAPLPQIIMEPIVRSALLEDLGRAGDITSDAIIPADCKATLALNARQAGVVAGLDLVMFAFLLVDPGISIQLRCPEGGKVSAGQTIAIVNGPARSLLTAERTALNFLCKLSGIATATATLVNAVRGHNAKIVCTRKTTPGLRVLEKYAVRAGGGANHRFALDDAVLIKDNHIAIAGDIRTAIERARSAIGHMVKIEVEVDRLDQLEIALTAGVDAVLLDNMSVEDLAQAVAMVGGRAITEASGRVTRASAPAIAATGVDLISVGWLTHSAPILDIGLDMPADRNCNRHLN, encoded by the coding sequence ATGACTTCACTTGCACCACTTCCCCAGATCATCATGGAGCCCATCGTGCGTTCTGCCCTGCTTGAAGACCTGGGCAGAGCCGGCGACATCACGAGCGATGCGATCATCCCCGCCGATTGCAAAGCGACGCTGGCGTTGAATGCCCGGCAGGCAGGCGTTGTTGCCGGGCTCGACTTGGTCATGTTTGCCTTCCTGCTGGTCGATCCCGGGATCAGCATCCAGCTGCGGTGTCCTGAGGGCGGCAAGGTTTCGGCCGGCCAGACCATCGCGATCGTAAACGGGCCGGCGCGCAGCCTGCTGACGGCGGAGCGGACGGCGCTCAATTTCTTATGCAAACTCAGCGGCATCGCGACGGCAACGGCTACGCTCGTAAACGCGGTGAGGGGCCATAACGCAAAAATCGTGTGCACACGCAAAACGACGCCCGGCCTGCGTGTCCTGGAAAAGTATGCGGTACGAGCGGGCGGCGGTGCCAATCACCGCTTCGCGCTCGACGACGCCGTGCTGATCAAGGACAACCACATCGCCATTGCCGGCGATATCCGCACCGCAATCGAGCGGGCGCGCAGCGCCATCGGTCACATGGTCAAGATCGAGGTCGAGGTCGACAGGCTGGACCAGTTGGAGATCGCGCTTACAGCGGGCGTCGACGCCGTGCTCCTCGACAACATGTCGGTCGAGGACCTTGCGCAGGCTGTGGCTATGGTCGGTGGCCGCGCGATCACCGAGGCTTCGGGCCGGGTAACGCGGGCGAGTGCCCCGGCAATTGCGGCGACCGGCGTCGACCTCATATCGGTCGGCTGGCTTACCCACAGCGCGCCCATTCTCGACATTGGTCTCGACATGCCGGCCGACCGAAATTGCAACAGGCATCTGAACTGA
- the nadA gene encoding quinolinate synthase NadA, giving the protein MSAVLPSSASLYDRVRRVIPPIEWPLFVEDIDAILELKRQRNAVILAHNYQTPEIFHCVADIVGDSLALARKAMTVDAEIIVLAGVHFMAETAKLLNPDKTVLIPDLGAGCSLAESITAEDVRLMRQRYPSVPVVTYVNTSAAVKAESDICCTSGNALAVVKSLGAPRVIMLPDEYLAKNIAAQTKVEIIAWKGRCEVHERFTAADIRELREAHPGISVLAHPECPPEVVAEADFAGSTAAMSDYVARHRPARVVLMTECSMSDNVAVEHPEVDFVRPCNLCPHMKRITLANIRTALEENRYVVTIDPHVAERARWAVERMLFV; this is encoded by the coding sequence ATGAGCGCCGTCCTGCCTTCGAGCGCCTCACTATACGACCGCGTTCGGCGCGTTATCCCACCGATCGAGTGGCCGCTCTTCGTCGAGGACATCGACGCGATCCTGGAACTGAAGCGACAGCGCAACGCGGTCATTCTGGCGCATAACTACCAGACGCCGGAGATTTTTCACTGCGTGGCTGACATCGTCGGGGACAGCCTGGCGCTGGCCCGCAAGGCGATGACGGTCGATGCCGAAATCATCGTGCTCGCGGGCGTGCATTTTATGGCCGAGACCGCCAAGCTCCTCAATCCGGACAAGACCGTGCTCATCCCGGATCTCGGCGCCGGCTGTTCGCTGGCCGAGTCGATCACCGCCGAAGACGTGCGCCTGATGCGGCAGCGTTATCCGAGCGTTCCAGTGGTGACCTACGTCAACACCTCCGCCGCGGTGAAGGCTGAATCCGACATCTGCTGCACCTCGGGCAATGCGCTCGCGGTGGTGAAATCGCTCGGCGCGCCGCGTGTGATCATGCTGCCCGATGAATATCTGGCGAAGAACATCGCCGCGCAGACCAAGGTCGAGATCATTGCCTGGAAGGGGCGCTGCGAGGTGCACGAACGCTTCACCGCGGCCGACATCCGCGAGCTGCGTGAGGCCCATCCCGGCATCAGTGTACTTGCCCATCCCGAATGTCCGCCTGAAGTGGTCGCGGAAGCCGACTTCGCCGGCTCGACGGCGGCGATGTCCGACTATGTCGCGCGGCATAGGCCGGCGCGTGTGGTGCTGATGACGGAATGTTCCATGAGCGACAACGTCGCGGTCGAGCATCCGGAAGTAGATTTCGTGCGCCCATGCAATCTGTGCCCGCATATGAAGCGCATCACGCTCGCCAACATCCGGACCGCGCTCGAGGAGAACCGCTACGTCGTCACGATCGATCCTCATGTCGCTGAACGGGCCCGCTGGGCTGTGGAACGCATGCTCTTTGTATGA
- a CDS encoding pantoate--beta-alanine ligase, with the protein MSTPIVRTATESRKSVAAWRRQGMKVAVVSTMGALA; encoded by the coding sequence ATGAGCACACCGATCGTCCGGACCGCCACCGAGTCGCGCAAATCCGTGGCGGCATGGCGAAGGCAGGGCATGAAAGTCGCGGTCGTGTCAACCATGGGCGCCCTTGCATGA
- the panB gene encoding 3-methyl-2-oxobutanoate hydroxymethyltransferase, whose protein sequence is MSAAGVVKAITPPNIRARKGSTPLVCLTAYTTPVARLVDGHCDIVLVGDSVGMVLHGLPSTLSVTLDMMIMHAKAVRRGMERALLVVDMPFGSYEESLEQAFRNSARLMAETGCAAVKLEGGATIAETIRFLTARGIPVMAHVGLTPQAVNLFGGYRVQGRGEDAERIWRDALAVSEAGAFSVVLEKVPEPLARRITEEIPIPTIGIGASAACDGQILVVDDMLGLFGDFRPKFVKRYVELGEAASAAIEAYACDVKERRFPAAEHVFGDEPKAIKGGEAT, encoded by the coding sequence TTGAGCGCCGCTGGTGTCGTCAAGGCGATCACGCCGCCGAACATCCGTGCGCGAAAGGGCAGCACGCCGCTGGTCTGCCTGACGGCCTACACCACGCCGGTCGCAAGGTTGGTTGACGGCCACTGCGACATCGTTCTTGTCGGCGACAGCGTCGGCATGGTTCTCCACGGCCTTCCCTCCACGCTCAGTGTGACGCTCGATATGATGATCATGCACGCCAAGGCGGTTCGGCGGGGAATGGAGCGGGCGCTGCTGGTTGTCGACATGCCGTTCGGCTCGTACGAGGAAAGCCTAGAGCAGGCCTTCCGCAATTCCGCGCGCCTTATGGCGGAGACCGGATGCGCTGCGGTCAAGCTCGAGGGCGGCGCGACGATCGCCGAGACGATCCGCTTCCTCACAGCGCGCGGAATCCCGGTCATGGCGCATGTCGGCCTGACGCCGCAGGCGGTCAACCTGTTTGGCGGATATCGCGTGCAGGGCAGGGGCGAGGATGCCGAGCGCATTTGGCGCGATGCTCTTGCGGTCAGCGAGGCTGGCGCCTTTTCCGTCGTACTGGAAAAAGTGCCCGAACCGCTCGCCCGCCGCATCACCGAGGAAATCCCAATCCCGACGATCGGCATCGGCGCCTCGGCGGCCTGCGACGGGCAGATCCTGGTCGTCGACGACATGCTGGGCCTGTTCGGCGACTTCCGCCCGAAATTCGTCAAGCGCTATGTCGAACTGGGAGAGGCCGCTTCGGCAGCGATCGAGGCCTACGCGTGCGACGTGAAGGAGCGCCGGTTTCCGGCTGCCGAACATGTCTTCGGCGATGAACCGAAAGCCATCAAAGGAGGAGAAGCGACATGA